The proteins below are encoded in one region of Limnohabitans sp. 63ED37-2:
- a CDS encoding non-heme iron oxygenase ferredoxin subunit, with protein MTMTSWTDVAAEADLFEGAGIAVAPEGQDIALFSVEGEVFAINNLCTHGNAKLCDGFVEGDHIECPFHQAQFSLRDGSVACGPATEPAKTWPVKIEGGRVFLQLG; from the coding sequence ATGACCATGACAAGCTGGACCGACGTGGCCGCAGAGGCCGATCTGTTTGAAGGCGCGGGCATTGCCGTCGCCCCCGAAGGCCAAGACATTGCGCTGTTCAGCGTGGAGGGCGAAGTCTTCGCCATCAACAACTTGTGCACCCACGGCAACGCCAAGTTATGCGACGGCTTTGTGGAGGGCGACCACATCGAATGCCCCTTCCACCAAGCGCAGTTCAGCCTGCGCGATGGCTCGGTGGCTTGTGGCCCCGCCACAGAACCCGCCAAAACCTGGCCGGTCAAGATCGAAGGCGGGCGGGTGTTTCTTCAGCTGGGCTGA
- a CDS encoding aromatic-ring-hydroxylating dioxygenase subunit beta, producing the protein MSTIPMVNFEIHMALSRLYADYALAVDSGQWDLWPEFFTEQCVYKLIPRENHERGFPLCTLSFTSKGMLKDRVYGIQETLYHDPYYQRHVVGAPVVRSVEGDRIHAEANYAVFRTKLDKASTVFNVGRYIDTIVLTPEGLKFAERLCVYDSEMIPNAIIYPI; encoded by the coding sequence ATGAGCACGATCCCCATGGTGAATTTTGAAATCCACATGGCTTTGAGCCGCCTTTACGCCGATTACGCCTTGGCCGTGGACAGTGGCCAATGGGATTTGTGGCCCGAATTCTTTACCGAGCAATGCGTGTACAAACTCATCCCACGAGAAAACCACGAGCGCGGCTTTCCGCTGTGCACCCTGTCGTTCACCAGCAAAGGCATGTTGAAAGACCGCGTCTACGGCATTCAAGAGACGCTGTACCACGACCCGTATTACCAGCGGCATGTGGTGGGCGCGCCTGTAGTGCGAAGTGTGGAGGGTGATCGCATCCACGCCGAGGCCAACTACGCGGTGTTCCGCACCAAACTCGACAAGGCAAGCACTGTGTTCAACGTGGGCCGCTACATCGACACCATCGTGTTGACCCCCGAGGGCCTGAAGTTCGCCGAACGCCTGTGTGTGTACGACAGCGAAATGATCCCCAATGCCATCATTTACCCGATATGA
- the dnaN gene encoding DNA polymerase III subunit beta: protein MIVLKATQDKLLSVLQSVSGIVERRHTLPVLANVLIRKTGHAVQLTTSDLEIQIRTTAEMDGDPGDFTTTVGARKLIDILRTMPADQTVSLESSQAKLILKGGKSKFTLQTLPAEDFPLVQEAASFGPVFSVPQKTLKQLLGQVSFAMAVHDIRYYLNGILFVAEGNRLSLVATDGHRLAFTAATLDVEVPTKQEVILPRKTVLELQRLLSDADGAIEMQFANNQAKFSFDGMEFVTKLVEGKFPDYNRVIPKGHRNNLTLGRQALLSCLQRTAILTSDKFKGVRLNLEPGTLRVASTNAEQEEAVDELDIDYGGDAIEIGFNVTYIIDVLSNMGQDMVRIDLADGNSSALITIPENDNFKYVVMPMRI, encoded by the coding sequence ATGATCGTCCTGAAGGCCACCCAAGACAAATTGCTGTCGGTCCTGCAATCTGTGTCCGGCATTGTCGAGCGCCGCCACACCCTGCCGGTGCTGGCCAACGTGCTGATCCGAAAAACCGGCCACGCCGTGCAGCTGACCACCAGCGACCTCGAAATCCAGATCCGCACCACCGCCGAGATGGACGGCGACCCAGGCGACTTCACCACCACCGTGGGCGCCCGCAAGCTCATCGACATTTTGCGCACCATGCCCGCTGACCAAACCGTCAGCCTCGAATCGTCGCAAGCCAAGCTGATCTTGAAGGGCGGCAAGTCCAAGTTCACCTTGCAGACCTTGCCCGCAGAAGACTTCCCGCTGGTGCAAGAAGCCGCCAGCTTCGGCCCCGTGTTCAGCGTGCCGCAAAAGACCCTCAAGCAATTGCTGGGGCAAGTCTCGTTTGCCATGGCCGTGCACGACATCCGTTACTACCTCAACGGCATTTTGTTTGTGGCCGAAGGCAACCGCTTGAGCTTGGTCGCCACCGACGGCCACCGTCTGGCCTTCACCGCAGCCACACTCGACGTGGAAGTGCCCACCAAACAAGAAGTCATCTTGCCGCGCAAAACCGTGCTCGAGCTGCAGCGCTTGCTGTCCGACGCCGACGGCGCGATCGAGATGCAGTTCGCCAACAACCAAGCCAAGTTCAGTTTTGACGGCATGGAGTTCGTGACCAAGCTGGTCGAGGGCAAGTTCCCCGACTACAACCGCGTCATCCCCAAGGGCCACCGCAACAACCTGACGCTGGGCCGCCAGGCACTCTTGTCTTGCTTGCAACGCACCGCCATCCTGACCAGCGACAAGTTCAAAGGCGTGCGCCTGAATCTGGAGCCCGGCACGCTGCGTGTGGCGTCAACCAACGCCGAGCAGGAAGAAGCCGTGGACGAACTCGACATCGATTACGGCGGTGACGCCATCGAGATCGGCTTCAACGTGACCTACATCATCGACGTGCTCAGCAACATGGGCCAGGACATGGTCCGCATCGATCTGGCCGATGGCAACAGCTCGGCGCTGATCACGATCCCCGAGAACGACAACTTCAAATATGTGGTGATGCCGATGCGCATTTAA
- a CDS encoding LysR family transcriptional regulator, with protein MDLARLDLNLLLVFHHLLREKRVSAVATVLGMSQPAVSSALGRLRSSLGDELFLRTQRGMEPTAYALQLAEPVATALDGLQQALNVRASFDPATSERSFTLAMTDVGEMYFLPVLMDALAGAAPAVTLNVVAVTSASLKDDMASGRTDLALGLLPQLQAGFFQQALFRQPYVCLMREAHSLAAAASLSFSDFADASHVRVVAAGTGHGRIDAAISETLEQQGLKRRIRLTVPNYVALGDVLGHSDLIATVPERFAQRVSGPFALTTRALPLAVDGSAIHQFWHARLHKDPGHQWLRELVAQCFGDGTL; from the coding sequence ATGGACCTCGCTCGCCTCGACCTGAACCTGCTGCTGGTGTTTCACCACCTGCTGCGGGAAAAACGCGTGTCGGCGGTGGCCACGGTGCTGGGCATGAGCCAGCCTGCCGTCAGCAGCGCCTTGGGCCGACTGCGCAGCAGCTTGGGCGACGAATTGTTTTTGCGCACCCAGCGGGGCATGGAACCCACGGCTTACGCCCTGCAACTGGCCGAACCTGTGGCCACCGCGCTCGACGGCCTGCAGCAAGCGCTCAATGTGCGCGCCTCGTTTGACCCGGCCACAAGCGAGCGCAGCTTCACCCTGGCCATGACCGATGTGGGCGAGATGTATTTTTTGCCCGTGCTGATGGACGCGCTGGCTGGAGCTGCCCCTGCCGTCACGCTGAATGTGGTGGCGGTGACCAGCGCCAGCCTGAAAGACGACATGGCCTCAGGCCGTACCGACTTGGCGCTGGGCCTGCTGCCGCAACTGCAGGCGGGCTTTTTCCAGCAAGCGCTGTTTCGCCAACCTTATGTGTGCCTGATGCGCGAAGCGCACTCGCTGGCCGCAGCCGCCTCCTTGTCGTTCAGCGACTTTGCTGACGCCAGCCATGTGCGCGTGGTCGCCGCAGGCACGGGCCACGGGCGGATCGATGCGGCCATCAGCGAAACGCTGGAACAACAGGGCTTGAAAAGGCGAATTCGCCTGACGGTGCCGAACTATGTCGCTTTGGGCGATGTGCTCGGCCACTCGGACCTGATCGCCACCGTCCCCGAGCGTTTCGCCCAGCGCGTGTCCGGCCCCTTTGCCCTGACCACCCGCGCCCTGCCGCTGGCGGTGGACGGCAGCGCCATTCACCAGTTCTGGCACGCCCGCCTGCACAAAGACCCAGGGCACCAATGGCTGCGCGAGTTGGTCGCGCAATGCTTTGGCGATGGCACCCTCTGA
- the tgt gene encoding tRNA guanosine(34) transglycosylase Tgt, translated as MLQFDLLKTDPSSHARRGTLTLNHGVVQTPIFMPVGTYGTVKGVMPRSLHEMGAQIILGNTFHLWMRPGLDIMKGFGGLHQFEKWDKPILTDSGGFQVWSLGDMRKITEEGVTFASPVNGDKLFMSPEVSMQIQTILNSDIVMQLDECTPYETKGHLTTEAEARKSMEMSRRWAVRSKDEFARLENPNALFGIVQGGMFENLRQESLDALVEMDFPGYAIGGVSVGEPKDLMLQIMAHTPHRLPAHKPRYLMGVGTPEDLVQGVADGVDMFDCVMPTRNARNGTVFTRFGDLKLRNARHKNDPQPLDTSCTCHACAGTSGVSWDNGGRDGFSRAYMHHLDRCGEMLGPMLTTIHNLHYYLNLMREVRESLDVGQFAQFRAQFKSDRARGV; from the coding sequence ATGCTCCAATTCGACCTGCTCAAAACCGACCCCTCCAGCCACGCCCGTCGCGGCACGCTGACCCTGAACCATGGCGTGGTGCAAACGCCGATCTTCATGCCGGTCGGGACCTACGGCACCGTCAAGGGCGTGATGCCGCGCAGCCTGCACGAGATGGGCGCACAGATCATTTTGGGCAACACCTTCCACCTGTGGATGCGCCCGGGCCTGGACATCATGAAAGGCTTTGGCGGCCTGCATCAGTTCGAGAAATGGGACAAACCCATCCTGACCGACTCGGGCGGATTTCAGGTCTGGTCGCTGGGCGACATGCGCAAGATCACCGAAGAGGGCGTGACCTTTGCCAGCCCCGTGAACGGCGACAAGCTCTTCATGTCGCCCGAGGTGAGCATGCAGATCCAGACCATCCTGAACTCGGACATCGTGATGCAGCTCGACGAGTGCACGCCTTACGAGACCAAGGGCCACCTGACGACCGAGGCCGAAGCGCGCAAGTCGATGGAGATGAGCCGCCGCTGGGCCGTGCGCTCCAAAGACGAGTTCGCCCGCCTTGAGAACCCCAACGCGCTGTTTGGCATTGTGCAAGGCGGCATGTTTGAAAACCTGCGCCAGGAATCACTGGACGCTTTGGTCGAGATGGACTTCCCCGGCTATGCGATTGGCGGCGTGAGCGTGGGCGAGCCCAAAGACCTGATGCTGCAGATCATGGCGCACACCCCGCACCGGCTGCCCGCCCACAAGCCGCGCTACCTGATGGGCGTGGGCACGCCTGAAGATTTGGTGCAGGGCGTGGCCGATGGCGTGGACATGTTCGACTGCGTGATGCCCACCCGCAATGCCCGCAACGGCACGGTCTTCACCCGCTTTGGCGACCTGAAACTGCGCAACGCCCGACACAAAAACGACCCTCAACCGCTGGACACCAGCTGTACCTGCCATGCCTGCGCGGGAACGTCTGGCGTGTCGTGGGACAACGGCGGCCGAGACGGTTTCAGCCGCGCTTACATGCACCACCTGGACCGCTGCGGCGAAATGCTCGGCCCCATGCTGACCACCATCCACAACCTGCACTACTACCTGAACCTGATGCGTGAAGTGCGCGAGTCGCTGGACGTGGGTCAGTTCGCACAGTTCCGGGCGCAGTTCAAGTCGGATCGGGCTCGCGGCGTGTGA
- the queA gene encoding tRNA preQ1(34) S-adenosylmethionine ribosyltransferase-isomerase QueA produces MTSDVSAHTRNFTLSDFDFELPPELIAQHPAAERSGSRLLDGSSAMVVDRIFHELPSLLNAGDLLVFNDTKVVKARIFGEKASGGKLELLIERVLPGHQVVAHMKVSKKPLVGGKMFMMGGAHQGGFDAVLLGRWPDENGQLFHLQLSDEPHALMEKHGVVPLPPYIERPAGAITHTDSEEDAQRYQTVFARAPGAVAAPTAALHFDEGVLAALAARGVHTASVTLHVGAGTFQPVKTENIAEHHMHSEWYEVPEATQQAIAACKARGGQVVAVGTTTVRTLESWAKFGQASGDTEIFITPGFEFQVIDRLITNFHLPKSTLMMLVSAFAGYEHIMGLYRHAIAQQYRFFSYGDSMLLKRTAPGSQPS; encoded by the coding sequence ATGACTTCTGACGTCAGCGCCCACACACGCAACTTCACGCTCAGCGATTTCGACTTTGAGCTGCCCCCCGAGTTGATTGCCCAACACCCCGCCGCCGAGCGAAGCGGCTCGCGTTTGCTTGATGGCTCATCGGCCATGGTCGTCGACCGCATTTTTCACGAACTGCCCAGCTTGCTGAATGCGGGCGATCTGCTGGTGTTCAACGACACCAAGGTGGTCAAGGCCCGCATTTTTGGCGAGAAAGCCTCGGGCGGAAAACTCGAATTGCTGATCGAACGCGTCTTGCCGGGCCATCAGGTGGTGGCGCACATGAAGGTCAGCAAAAAGCCGCTGGTGGGCGGCAAGATGTTCATGATGGGCGGCGCCCACCAGGGCGGGTTTGACGCCGTGCTGTTGGGTCGCTGGCCCGATGAAAACGGCCAACTGTTTCACCTGCAACTGAGCGATGAGCCACACGCCTTGATGGAGAAGCACGGCGTGGTGCCACTGCCGCCTTACATTGAGCGCCCTGCGGGTGCGATCACCCACACCGATTCCGAAGAAGACGCTCAGCGCTATCAGACCGTTTTTGCGCGTGCGCCCGGTGCGGTGGCTGCGCCCACGGCCGCGCTGCATTTTGACGAAGGCGTCTTGGCCGCACTGGCGGCGCGTGGCGTGCACACCGCCAGCGTCACCTTGCATGTGGGCGCAGGCACCTTCCAGCCGGTCAAGACCGAGAACATTGCCGAACACCACATGCACAGCGAGTGGTATGAGGTGCCCGAAGCCACGCAGCAGGCCATTGCGGCCTGCAAGGCTCGTGGCGGCCAGGTGGTGGCTGTGGGCACTACGACCGTCCGCACCCTCGAATCCTGGGCCAAGTTCGGTCAGGCCAGCGGCGACACCGAAATTTTCATCACCCCGGGGTTTGAGTTCCAAGTGATCGACCGGCTGATCACCAACTTTCACCTGCCCAAAAGTACGCTGATGATGCTGGTGAGTGCCTTTGCGGGTTACGAGCACATCATGGGCCTGTACCGCCACGCGATTGCGCAGCAGTACCGGTTTTTCAGCTACGGGGATTCGATGCTGCTCAAACGCACCGCACCTGGATCTCAGCCCAGCTGA
- a CDS encoding aromatic ring-hydroxylating dioxygenase subunit alpha, whose product MREQPIHWETDGTSRVPFAVYTDEDRHKKELERFFYKSHWSYVGLEAEIPNPGDFKRTVVGERSVIMTRATDGQIHVVENVCAHRGMQFCRERHGNKKEFVCPYHQWSYSLKGDLQGVPFRRGVRQDGKVNGGMPADFDPKDHGLTALKVATRGGVVFASFDHAVESLEDFMGPTILKYFDRLFNGRKLVVLGYNRQRIPGNWKLMQENIKDPYHPGLLHTWFVTFGLWRADNKSELRMDAHHRHAAMISTRGSAGQATGQASQVTQVSSFKESMQLNDPSFLDIVPEGWWQMEEQMPTAVMMTLFPSVIFQQQVNSVSTRHIQPDGHGAFDFVWTHFGFEDDTPEMIERRLRQSNLFGPAGFVSADDGEVIEFSQQAFETKPEHRMLVELGGRDVGETDHMVTETLIRGMYEYWRKVMEA is encoded by the coding sequence ATGCGCGAACAACCCATCCACTGGGAAACGGACGGCACCAGCCGTGTCCCGTTTGCCGTCTACACCGATGAAGACCGGCACAAAAAGGAGCTGGAGCGCTTCTTTTACAAAAGCCACTGGAGCTATGTGGGCCTGGAGGCCGAGATTCCGAATCCCGGCGACTTCAAACGCACCGTGGTGGGCGAGCGCTCGGTCATCATGACGCGGGCCACCGACGGGCAGATCCATGTGGTCGAAAACGTCTGCGCCCACCGGGGCATGCAGTTTTGCCGTGAACGCCATGGCAACAAGAAAGAGTTTGTCTGCCCCTACCACCAGTGGAGCTACAGCCTCAAGGGCGACTTGCAGGGCGTGCCGTTTCGGCGTGGTGTGCGGCAAGACGGCAAAGTCAATGGCGGCATGCCCGCCGACTTTGACCCCAAGGACCACGGCCTGACAGCCCTGAAAGTGGCCACACGCGGTGGCGTGGTGTTCGCGTCGTTTGACCATGCTGTGGAGTCACTCGAAGACTTCATGGGCCCGACCATCCTGAAATACTTTGACCGCCTGTTCAATGGCCGCAAGTTGGTGGTGCTGGGCTACAACCGCCAGCGCATTCCGGGCAACTGGAAGCTGATGCAAGAGAACATCAAAGACCCCTACCACCCCGGCCTCTTGCACACCTGGTTTGTGACCTTTGGCCTTTGGCGTGCCGACAACAAGAGCGAGCTGCGCATGGACGCCCACCACCGCCACGCCGCCATGATCTCGACCCGAGGCAGCGCGGGCCAAGCCACGGGGCAGGCGTCGCAGGTCACACAGGTGAGCAGCTTCAAAGAGAGCATGCAGCTCAACGACCCGAGCTTCTTGGACATCGTGCCCGAGGGTTGGTGGCAAATGGAAGAGCAGATGCCCACCGCGGTGATGATGACGCTGTTCCCCAGCGTGATTTTTCAGCAGCAGGTCAACAGTGTGTCCACCCGGCACATTCAGCCCGACGGGCATGGTGCGTTTGACTTTGTCTGGACGCATTTCGGCTTTGAGGACGACACGCCGGAGATGATCGAGCGCCGCTTGCGCCAGTCCAACCTGTTTGGCCCAGCGGGTTTTGTGAGTGCTGACGACGGCGAGGTGATCGAGTTCTCGCAGCAGGCTTTCGAGACCAAGCCCGAGCACCGCATGCTGGTGGAGTTGGGCGGGCGCGATGTGGGCGAGACCGACCACATGGTGACCGAGACCCTGATTCGGGGCATGTACGAATACTGGCGCAAAGTGATGGAGGCCTAA
- the dnaA gene encoding chromosomal replication initiator protein DnaA: MPEGITPEFQMDAGQSLWQTCVEELARELPEQQFNTWIKPLSAQVSDDQQSVTLFVANRFKLDWVRAQYASRLAALLENLQGHPVKIELAITPREGGIKPAKASTPSSMEASAEPIPVPDEAVANTFRNRLNSALNFDNLVEGTANRMARAAAMHVSGSPGQLYNPLFIYGGVGLGKTHLMHAIGNKLLADRPDAKVLYIHAEQFVSDVVKAYQRKTFDEFKHHYHSLDLLLIDDVQFFANKDRTQEEFFNAFEALLAKKSHIVMTSDTYPKGLADIHERLVSRFDSGLTVAMEPPELEMRVAILINKAISEGSEMPEDVAFFVAKNVRSNVRELEGALRKILAYSRFNQKDISIQLARDALRDLLSIQNRQISVENIQKTVADYYKIKVADMYSKKRPASIARPRQIAMYLAKEMTQKSLPEIGELFGGRDHTTVLHAVRKISAERQQLTELNQQLHVLEQSLKG; encoded by the coding sequence ATGCCCGAGGGAATCACCCCAGAATTTCAAATGGATGCAGGCCAATCGCTGTGGCAAACCTGCGTCGAAGAGCTCGCTCGTGAACTGCCCGAGCAGCAGTTCAACACCTGGATCAAACCACTGAGTGCGCAGGTCTCGGATGACCAGCAAAGTGTCACTTTGTTTGTGGCCAACCGCTTCAAACTCGACTGGGTTCGCGCCCAATATGCCAGCCGTCTGGCGGCCTTGCTGGAGAATTTGCAAGGTCACCCGGTCAAGATTGAGTTAGCGATCACTCCGCGTGAAGGTGGCATAAAGCCAGCAAAAGCCTCCACACCTTCCTCGATGGAAGCTTCAGCCGAGCCTATCCCGGTGCCCGATGAGGCTGTGGCCAACACCTTCCGCAATCGCCTCAACAGCGCCCTGAATTTTGACAACCTGGTCGAGGGCACCGCCAACCGCATGGCGCGTGCTGCAGCCATGCACGTCTCGGGCTCGCCGGGTCAACTCTACAACCCCTTGTTCATCTATGGCGGCGTGGGTTTGGGCAAGACCCACCTGATGCATGCCATTGGCAACAAGCTGCTGGCCGACCGCCCAGACGCCAAGGTTTTGTACATCCACGCTGAACAGTTTGTGTCGGATGTGGTTAAAGCCTATCAACGCAAGACGTTTGACGAGTTCAAACACCACTACCACTCGCTCGATTTGTTGCTGATCGACGACGTCCAGTTCTTTGCCAACAAAGACCGCACCCAAGAAGAATTCTTCAACGCCTTCGAGGCCCTGCTGGCCAAAAAATCGCACATTGTGATGACCAGCGACACCTACCCCAAGGGCTTGGCCGACATCCATGAGCGCCTGGTCTCGCGCTTTGACTCGGGCCTGACGGTGGCCATGGAGCCCCCGGAGCTCGAGATGCGGGTAGCGATTTTGATCAACAAAGCCATCAGCGAGGGCAGCGAGATGCCCGAGGATGTGGCGTTTTTTGTGGCCAAGAACGTGCGCTCCAACGTGCGCGAGCTCGAAGGGGCCTTGCGCAAAATCCTGGCTTATTCACGCTTCAACCAGAAAGACATCTCCATCCAGCTGGCCCGCGATGCCCTGCGCGACCTGCTGTCGATTCAGAACCGCCAGATCAGCGTTGAAAACATCCAAAAAACGGTGGCCGATTACTACAAGATCAAAGTCGCCGACATGTACAGCAAGAAGCGCCCGGCCAGCATCGCACGCCCGCGCCAAATTGCCATGTACCTGGCCAAGGAAATGACCCAAAAGAGCCTGCCGGAGATCGGCGAGCTGTTTGGCGGGCGCGACCACACCACGGTGCTGCACGCGGTGCGCAAGATCAGCGCTGAACGCCAGCAGCTGACCGAGTTGAACCAGCAATTGCACGTTCTGGAGCAATCCCTCAAGGGTTGA
- the gyrB gene encoding DNA topoisomerase (ATP-hydrolyzing) subunit B, with translation MTDDINPSEEAFTTAQPKIDANQAGASEGYGEGSIQILEGLEAVRKRPGMYIGDTSDGTGLHHLVFEVVDNSIDEALAGHCDDIVVTIHSDNSISVTDNGRGIPTGVKMDDKHEPKRSASEIALTELHAGGKFNQNSYKVSGGLHGVGVSCVNALSKWLRLTVRREGKVHQIDFAKGFVQNRLLETVDGVEVSPMRVTGATDKRGTEVHFLPDVEIFTQNTDFHYEILAKRLRELSFLNNGVRIRLKDERSGKEDDFSGAGGVKGFVDFINANKKVLHPNAFHANGERPADSYGGIPGTSIGVEVAMQWNDGYNENVLCFTNNIPQRDGGTHLTGLRAAMTRVIAKYIEKNEIAKKQKVEVSGDDMREGLCCVLSVKVPEPKFSSQTKDKLVSSEVRAPVEDIVAKALTDFLEERPNDAKIICGKIVEAARAREAARKAREMTRRKGVLDGMGLPGKLADCQEKDPSLCEIYIVEGDSAGGSAKQGRDRKFQAILPLRGKILNVEKARYEKLLTSNEIVTLITALGTGIGKASAESGKSGTDDFNVDKLRYHRIIIMTDADVDGAHIRTLLLTFFYRQMPDLVERGHIYIAQPPLYKVKAGKEELYLKDGPALDGFLLRIALKDASISTGGAAPQVLTGETLEALARKHQVAEHVIARLSNFMDAEALRAMADGVSLNLDTLEQAAACAPALQAKLRELNTTGIPAEVSAEFDVRTDKPILRISRRHHGNIKSSIITQDFVHGADYGALAEAAETFRGLLGEGAKASRGEGERQKEEKVGDFRQAMHWLISEAERTTSRQRYKGLGEMNPAQLWETTMDPTVRRLLRVQIDDAIEADRVFTMLMGDEVEPRRNFIEANALRAGNIDI, from the coding sequence ATGACCGACGACATCAACCCCAGCGAAGAAGCGTTCACCACCGCGCAACCCAAAATCGATGCCAACCAAGCGGGCGCATCCGAAGGCTACGGCGAAGGCTCCATCCAGATTCTGGAAGGCCTAGAAGCGGTGCGCAAGCGCCCCGGCATGTACATCGGTGACACCTCTGACGGCACGGGCCTGCACCACTTGGTGTTCGAGGTGGTGGACAACTCGATTGACGAAGCGCTGGCGGGCCACTGCGACGACATCGTCGTCACCATCCACAGTGACAACTCCATCAGCGTGACAGACAACGGTCGCGGCATCCCCACGGGCGTGAAGATGGACGACAAGCACGAGCCCAAGCGCAGTGCGTCTGAGATCGCTTTGACCGAACTGCATGCAGGCGGCAAGTTCAACCAAAACAGCTACAAGGTCTCGGGCGGTTTGCACGGCGTGGGTGTGTCTTGCGTGAACGCCTTGAGCAAGTGGTTGCGCCTGACGGTGCGTCGCGAAGGCAAAGTGCACCAGATCGACTTTGCCAAAGGCTTTGTGCAAAATCGTTTGCTCGAGACGGTGGACGGCGTTGAAGTCTCGCCCATGCGAGTGACGGGTGCCACCGACAAGCGCGGCACCGAAGTGCATTTCTTGCCTGACGTGGAAATCTTCACGCAGAACACCGATTTCCATTACGAGATTTTGGCCAAGCGTTTGCGCGAGTTGTCCTTCTTGAACAACGGCGTGCGCATCCGCCTCAAAGACGAGCGCAGCGGCAAAGAAGACGACTTCTCTGGCGCAGGTGGCGTCAAAGGCTTTGTGGACTTCATCAATGCCAATAAAAAAGTGTTGCACCCCAACGCCTTCCATGCCAACGGCGAGCGCCCAGCCGACAGCTACGGCGGCATCCCCGGCACCAGCATCGGTGTGGAGGTGGCCATGCAGTGGAACGACGGCTACAACGAGAACGTGCTGTGCTTCACCAACAACATCCCGCAGCGTGACGGTGGTACCCACCTGACTGGCCTGCGTGCCGCGATGACCCGCGTGATCGCGAAGTACATCGAGAAAAACGAGATCGCCAAAAAGCAAAAAGTCGAAGTCAGCGGCGACGACATGCGCGAAGGCCTGTGCTGCGTGTTGAGCGTGAAAGTGCCCGAGCCCAAGTTCTCCAGCCAGACCAAAGACAAGCTGGTGTCGAGCGAAGTGCGTGCCCCGGTGGAAGACATCGTGGCCAAAGCCCTGACCGACTTTTTGGAAGAGCGCCCCAACGACGCCAAGATCATCTGCGGCAAGATTGTGGAAGCCGCCCGCGCCCGCGAAGCCGCCCGTAAAGCCCGCGAAATGACACGCCGCAAAGGCGTGCTCGACGGCATGGGCCTGCCCGGAAAACTGGCCGACTGCCAAGAAAAAGACCCGTCCCTGTGCGAAATCTACATCGTCGAGGGAGATTCGGCCGGAGGCTCGGCCAAGCAAGGCCGCGACCGCAAATTCCAAGCCATCTTGCCTCTGCGCGGCAAGATCCTGAACGTGGAAAAAGCCCGCTATGAAAAGCTGCTCACCAGCAACGAAATCGTCACACTGATCACCGCCTTGGGCACCGGCATTGGCAAGGCCAGCGCCGAATCGGGCAAGAGCGGCACCGACGACTTCAACGTCGACAAACTGCGCTACCACCGCATCATCATCATGACCGACGCCGACGTGGACGGCGCGCACATCCGCACTCTGCTGCTGACCTTCTTCTACCGCCAGATGCCCGACCTGGTGGAGCGTGGCCACATCTACATCGCCCAGCCGCCACTCTACAAAGTCAAGGCTGGCAAAGAAGAGCTTTACCTGAAAGACGGCCCAGCGCTCGACGGCTTCTTGCTGCGCATCGCGCTCAAAGACGCCAGCATCAGCACGGGCGGCGCTGCGCCGCAAGTGCTCACAGGCGAGACGCTTGAAGCCCTGGCCCGCAAACACCAAGTGGCCGAACACGTCATTGCACGCCTCTCCAACTTCATGGACGCCGAGGCCCTGCGGGCCATGGCCGACGGCGTGTCGCTCAACCTCGACACCTTGGAGCAAGCTGCGGCCTGCGCCCCTGCGCTTCAAGCCAAACTGCGCGAACTCAACACCACCGGCATTCCGGCCGAAGTGAGCGCCGAGTTTGACGTGCGCACCGACAAACCGATTCTGCGCATCAGCCGCCGCCACCACGGCAACATCAAGAGCAGCATCATCACGCAAGACTTTGTGCACGGCGCCGACTACGGGGCTCTGGCCGAAGCGGCTGAGACCTTCCGCGGTTTGCTAGGCGAAGGTGCCAAAGCCAGCCGCGGTGAAGGCGAGCGCCAGAAAGAAGAAAAAGTGGGCGACTTCCGTCAGGCCATGCATTGGCTCATCAGCGAAGCCGAACGCACCACCAGCCGCCAGCGCTACAAAGGCCTGGGCGAGATGAACCCCGCCCAGCTGTGGGAAACCACCATGGACCCCACCGTGCGCCGCCTGCTGCGCGTGCAGATCGACGACGCCATCGAAGCCGACCGCGTGTTCACCATGCTCATGGGCGACGAAGTCGAGCCACGCCGCAACTTCATCGAAGCCAACGCGCTGCGGGCGGGCAACATCGATATTTGA